One segment of Streptomyces sp. NA02950 DNA contains the following:
- a CDS encoding carboxymuconolactone decarboxylase family protein, whose translation MEATVQRLGHLSPAVARLAESPQLLDGFLKLSGAFETTTLDPLAREVLILTIAVRNACHLCVEMHTATIRALGADGALIDALRAAQPLEDGRLDAVRVFALDALATTGALSPGALDAFLAQGYTRRNALEVVLGIGAYTLSTFANRMTQAPLHGHLAPAPAQEGPAAG comes from the coding sequence ATGGAGGCGACGGTCCAGCGCCTCGGCCATCTCTCCCCCGCCGTGGCGAGACTCGCCGAGTCGCCGCAGTTGCTGGACGGATTCCTCAAGCTGAGCGGGGCGTTCGAGACGACCACGCTCGATCCGCTCGCCCGCGAAGTGCTCATCCTCACGATCGCGGTCCGCAATGCCTGCCACCTCTGCGTCGAGATGCACACCGCCACGATCCGCGCCCTCGGCGCGGACGGCGCGCTCATCGACGCCCTGCGCGCGGCACAGCCGCTGGAGGACGGACGGCTCGACGCCGTACGGGTCTTCGCCCTCGATGCCCTCGCCACCACCGGAGCGCTGAGCCCCGGCGCCCTGGACGCCTTCCTGGCCCAGGGATACACCCGGCGCAACGCGCTGGAGGTGGTGCTCGGCATCGGCGCGTACACCCTGTCCACGTTCGCCAACCGGATGACGCAGGCGCCGCTTCACGGGCATCTCGCCCCGGCCCCCGCTCAGGAGGGCCCCGCGGCGGGCTGA
- a CDS encoding MarR family winged helix-turn-helix transcriptional regulator: MAESTPGFELPLLLFAGFRSIVDQLHAELARQGHPDVRPAHGFAMQAIGRDGATASELGRRLGVSKQAAGKTADRLAALGYAVRVDDPADARRKVIRLTPHGYDVLARSAAVFEELRTAWAERLGEERLRQLEADLRTMAPPSGFRLDVAGWFGA, encoded by the coding sequence ATGGCTGAGAGCACTCCGGGCTTCGAGCTGCCGCTGCTGCTCTTCGCGGGATTCCGCTCGATCGTCGACCAACTGCACGCCGAACTGGCCCGCCAGGGCCACCCCGACGTCCGCCCCGCCCATGGCTTCGCCATGCAGGCCATCGGACGGGACGGCGCCACCGCGAGCGAGCTGGGCCGACGGCTCGGTGTCTCCAAACAGGCAGCGGGCAAGACCGCCGACCGGCTGGCTGCACTGGGCTACGCGGTCCGGGTGGACGACCCGGCCGACGCCCGGCGCAAGGTCATCCGGCTCACCCCGCACGGCTACGACGTACTGGCGCGGTCGGCCGCCGTCTTCGAGGAGCTGCGCACCGCATGGGCCGAGCGGCTGGGCGAGGAGCGGCTGCGCCAACTGGAGGCGGATCTGCGGACGATGGCGCCGCCCAGCGGCTTCCGGCTCGATGTGGCGGGGTGGTTCGGCGCCTGA
- a CDS encoding glycosyl hydrolase family 18 protein codes for MKWPKRVTATLVGCLVLGVLAAGVSLRLLYAGDLKPGTQTRGRDAVWLGHAWVDGRNGERELAGLARRVRGSGIRDLYVHAGPLEHNGTLPAARYPKAAWLLKAVHRELPGVRVQAWLGDQLATEGPTGLRLGDRDNRARVVRSARQVLDAGFDGVHFDLEPLHSGDRSYLSLLDDLHALTRSRHAPLSVAAHQIDPLPGLHSVAGFFTGHPKWWSQTYFGQVARRVDQIAVMSYDTAMPLESLYGGYVAQQTELALEITPPSTDLLMGLPGYHTSNIGRHAWAETVTAAVRGTRLGLGRQDRHRDRFGVALYVDFAATEGDWTAYRKDWGTPDAPGKG; via the coding sequence CTGAAGTGGCCCAAGCGCGTCACGGCGACTCTCGTGGGCTGTCTGGTCCTCGGCGTCCTCGCCGCCGGGGTCTCGCTGCGGCTGCTGTACGCGGGGGACCTCAAGCCCGGCACCCAGACCCGGGGCCGGGACGCCGTCTGGCTCGGCCACGCCTGGGTGGACGGCCGCAACGGCGAACGGGAACTGGCGGGCCTGGCCCGGCGGGTACGCGGCAGCGGCATCCGCGATCTGTACGTCCACGCGGGCCCGCTGGAGCACAACGGCACCCTGCCCGCGGCCCGTTACCCCAAGGCCGCCTGGCTGCTGAAGGCCGTCCACCGCGAACTGCCCGGGGTGCGCGTGCAGGCGTGGCTGGGCGATCAGCTGGCCACCGAGGGCCCGACCGGGCTCCGGCTCGGCGACCGGGACAACCGGGCCCGGGTCGTACGGTCCGCGCGGCAGGTGCTGGACGCGGGCTTCGACGGGGTGCACTTCGACCTGGAGCCGCTGCACTCCGGCGACCGCTCCTATCTCTCGCTCCTCGACGATCTGCACGCCCTCACCCGCTCCCGCCATGCCCCGCTGTCGGTGGCGGCCCATCAGATCGACCCGCTGCCCGGGCTGCACTCGGTGGCGGGCTTCTTCACCGGCCACCCCAAATGGTGGTCGCAGACGTACTTCGGCCAGGTGGCGCGGCGGGTCGATCAGATCGCGGTGATGTCGTACGACACCGCGATGCCGCTGGAGAGCCTGTACGGCGGGTACGTGGCCCAGCAGACCGAGCTGGCGCTCGAGATCACCCCACCGTCCACCGACCTGCTGATGGGCCTGCCCGGCTACCACACCAGCAACATCGGCCGTCACGCCTGGGCCGAGACGGTCACGGCGGCGGTGCGCGGCACCAGGCTCGGCCTCGGCCGCCAGGACCGCCACCGGGATCGGTTCGGGGTGGCGCTGTACGTGGACTTCGCCGCGACGGAGGGGGACTGGACGGCGTACCGGAAGGACTGGGGAACCCCTGACGCGCCAGGGAAGGGGTGA
- a CDS encoding RNA-guided endonuclease TnpB family protein: MRRTARTADAPHRAGRRRRHAGTSSQKQSAHDEGNAQCLPVLIDRPSVINQLSTVTHVQLRYQYRAYLTPGQRTRAARVFGCKRVVWNDAWAIVTPRKRSNKLLGNPKNRLAQGPYRGIPSAAELGKHLITEAKKTEDRAFLSDAPVGVLQQTLRDFDKAWKAHEDSKTGKRPGPKVAPPKRKSRKDNRQTARFTVSDRFRLLDDGRLRLPKIGDARVKWTRDLPSAPSSVTLVKDRSGRYWVSFVVETDPAQDMFPPTDGDQGIDLGLTRFAVLADGTHIASPKYLRRAEKKLRKRQRELSRKKKGSNNRDKARIKVARAHAAVADARRNFHHQWSHKLTSENQAVFAETLNVRGLARTRLAKSVHDAGWAQFVGMLEYKATRRGRSFTKVARDFPSSQICSACGHRDGPKPLNVRTWTCSEPTCRTRHDRDWNAGRNVRHEGRRILAATSPPTPGPGARRR; this comes from the coding sequence GTGCGCCGCACCGCTCGCACCGCTGATGCGCCGCACCGCGCTGGTCGGAGAAGACGCCACGCCGGTACTTCGTCACAAAAACAAAGTGCGCATGACGAAGGGAACGCACAGTGTCTACCAGTTCTGATCGATCGGCCCTCAGTCATAAACCAGCTGAGTACGGTGACCCATGTGCAGCTTCGTTACCAGTACCGTGCTTACCTGACGCCGGGCCAGCGCACTCGCGCCGCCCGGGTGTTCGGGTGCAAGCGCGTGGTCTGGAATGACGCATGGGCGATCGTGACGCCGCGCAAGCGGTCGAACAAGCTGCTGGGCAACCCGAAGAACCGTCTCGCCCAGGGCCCGTACCGGGGCATCCCGAGCGCCGCTGAACTGGGCAAGCACCTGATCACCGAGGCGAAGAAGACCGAAGATCGCGCGTTCTTGTCCGACGCGCCGGTCGGCGTGCTCCAGCAGACCTTGCGCGACTTTGACAAGGCATGGAAGGCGCACGAGGACTCCAAGACCGGCAAGCGTCCCGGCCCGAAGGTCGCACCCCCCAAGCGGAAGTCCCGCAAGGACAACCGGCAGACTGCACGGTTCACCGTCTCCGACCGGTTCAGGCTGCTGGACGACGGCAGGCTCCGTCTTCCCAAGATCGGCGACGCGCGCGTGAAGTGGACCCGCGATCTCCCGTCCGCGCCGTCGAGCGTGACACTGGTCAAGGACCGGTCCGGCCGGTACTGGGTGTCGTTCGTCGTGGAGACCGACCCCGCCCAGGACATGTTTCCCCCGACCGATGGGGACCAGGGCATCGACTTGGGCCTGACCCGCTTCGCGGTCCTGGCCGACGGCACGCACATCGCCTCCCCGAAGTACCTGCGGCGGGCAGAGAAGAAGCTGAGGAAGCGGCAGCGGGAGCTGTCGCGGAAGAAGAAAGGATCGAACAACCGGGACAAGGCCCGGATCAAGGTCGCCCGCGCTCACGCCGCCGTGGCCGATGCGCGCCGGAACTTCCATCACCAGTGGTCCCACAAGCTGACGAGCGAGAACCAAGCCGTCTTCGCTGAGACCCTGAACGTGCGAGGTCTGGCACGCACACGGCTGGCCAAGAGCGTGCACGACGCCGGATGGGCCCAGTTCGTAGGGATGCTGGAGTACAAGGCGACGCGGCGAGGCCGGTCCTTCACCAAAGTCGCCCGCGACTTTCCCAGCTCCCAGATCTGTTCCGCCTGCGGACACCGTGACGGCCCCAAGCCGCTCAACGTCCGCACCTGGACATGCTCTGAGCCGACCTGCCGCACCCGGCACGACCGGGACTGGAACGCAGGACGAAACGTCCGCCATGAAGGCCGCCGCATCCTCGCGGCAACATCACCACCCACCCCCGGACCGGGGGCCCGACGCCGGTAA
- a CDS encoding helix-turn-helix domain-containing protein has protein sequence MTEATDLAERAGDRDPRIGLRAVAALRRLLEQLEAVQVRSARAKGWSWQEIAAELGVSRQAVHKKHGRR, from the coding sequence ATGACCGAAGCAACGGATCTCGCCGAGCGCGCGGGCGACCGGGACCCCCGGATCGGACTGCGCGCCGTCGCCGCGCTGCGCCGGCTGCTGGAGCAGCTGGAGGCCGTGCAGGTGCGCAGCGCCCGCGCGAAGGGCTGGTCGTGGCAGGAGATCGCCGCCGAACTGGGCGTCAGCAGGCAGGCGGTCCACAAGAAGCACGGGAGGCGTTGA
- a CDS encoding Clp protease N-terminal domain-containing protein, which yields MFEKFTGSAREVVHGAVHHARETGSAKVGEPELLLALLDRTGSPAATVLAGLGAHGRRASIERSLAEVRRRGGISDADAEALAGLGIDVEEIVARVEEAHGAGALAAPRSPGPRSGGLRRGGRGGRRPFAPEARSVLERSLRIALGRGDRHIGDEHLLLALLARPGVAANVLADHDVTYVRVERALDARPKAG from the coding sequence ATGTTCGAGAAGTTCACCGGCAGTGCCCGCGAGGTCGTCCACGGAGCCGTACACCACGCCCGGGAGACGGGCAGCGCCAAGGTCGGCGAACCGGAGCTGCTGCTCGCGCTCCTGGACCGCACCGGCAGCCCCGCCGCCACCGTGCTCGCCGGCCTCGGCGCACACGGACGGCGTGCGTCCATCGAGCGTTCGCTGGCCGAGGTGCGCCGCCGGGGCGGTATCTCGGACGCGGACGCGGAGGCGCTGGCCGGTCTCGGTATCGACGTCGAGGAGATCGTCGCCCGGGTGGAGGAGGCGCACGGGGCGGGCGCCCTCGCCGCCCCGCGGAGCCCCGGCCCCCGCTCCGGTGGCCTCCGGCGCGGCGGGCGGGGCGGACGGCGGCCCTTCGCGCCGGAGGCCAGGTCGGTCCTGGAGCGGTCGCTGCGGATCGCCCTCGGCCGCGGCGACCGGCACATCGGCGACGAACATCTGCTGCTCGCCCTCCTCGCCCGTCCGGGTGTCGCCGCGAACGTCCTCGCCGACCACGACGTGACCTACGTCCGGGTCGAACGCGCCCTGGACGCACGGCCGAAGGCAGGCTGA
- a CDS encoding GNAT family N-acetyltransferase, which translates to MLIRRETPADIAAVADVTAAAFAGGADTPVPVEVTLLGELRTSDAWLPALSFVAVGEDGQVIGHVVCTRGHIGPDQALALGLGPLSVLPAQQRRGVGKALVHAVLGAADAFGEPLVALLGSPDYYGRFGFRPSIDLGVTAPDPAWGEYFQVRTLTTYQPTLKGAFTYAEPFSRV; encoded by the coding sequence GTGCTGATCCGACGAGAAACCCCCGCGGACATCGCCGCCGTGGCCGACGTCACCGCGGCGGCCTTCGCCGGCGGGGCCGACACCCCGGTGCCGGTCGAGGTCACCCTCCTTGGGGAACTCCGCACCAGTGACGCCTGGCTGCCCGCACTCTCCTTCGTGGCCGTCGGTGAGGACGGTCAGGTGATCGGACACGTGGTGTGCACTCGCGGCCACATCGGCCCCGACCAGGCCCTCGCGCTCGGCCTCGGTCCGCTCAGCGTCCTCCCCGCCCAGCAGCGCCGCGGGGTGGGCAAGGCGCTCGTGCACGCCGTGCTCGGCGCCGCCGACGCGTTCGGCGAGCCGCTGGTCGCCCTGCTCGGCAGCCCCGACTACTACGGCCGCTTCGGCTTCCGCCCCTCCATCGATCTCGGTGTCACCGCCCCCGACCCCGCCTGGGGCGAGTACTTCCAGGTCCGCACCCTGACCACGTATCAGCCCACCCTCAAGGGCGCGTTCACCTACGCCGAACCGTTCTCCCGCGTCTGA
- a CDS encoding NACHT domain-containing NTPase has translation MAGGKGAEFLTRGALAAASLVPPAVLGARFWSSASRHPIVSLLLFLAYAALLAGVAFLAKVYGKVADRWVERVADAVDRRLQWRVSRFERDYRAYVLSHHRFIDLKGLATRGDYTPGLEEVFVDVSLMPRSAHQVSRESLAGADGGAVPSRQSVRDFLGGPEGTALAVIGFPGTGKTTMLQHLALGSAKERRGRGRRDLPVLLFLRDHAEAITENPAITLPEVIGASLGRLTGDEPPGWWGGQLQQGRCTVLLDGLDEVAREEHRRKVSRWVERQIEQYEANDFVLTSRPQGYQGAPVNRARVLQIRRFTGEQIGRFVHGWYRAIERLSTGADDAAVADRAHEGAEDLLHRLRARSVLYDLAANPLLLTMIANVHRYRGALPGSRAELYGEICEVLLWRRREAKGGTAALPDELSGAKKEVVLRELAFVMMADRMRDIRGEYASDVLRPLLFRVASTMSSQDFLDTIVVSGLLIERERGLFAFAHLTFQEHLAALHIQHRRLVDVLVANVDEDWWRETTLLYAAREDPAPVVEACLASGTVRALALAFDCAAEATEFAPEVARRLEALREESLGGPVGSARRRLMTAITVMRALSPTVRLGETTVACARPVTQEIYRLFAEERNRPGAPGLTDGGADDIAVGMTQTEAKELVEWINTRAPDGDAYRLPLVTEALDGAFGLVAPSDRHTVWCANIPNTLLSLWVPEGMAHPWVVPAEATAGAWLGRGIEDEVMLSLGNLALASALDLRMDFGRRPGQMIDVDYDAIIDRAREPDRRRARDVAFETAVARVRTGDWRIDVSSPEVRARLRAGGPAVTGFPERVETAARIVALLHLMAEPGGGSLLSLRPPSFAERVAPLLGRADDTSLPAYGDDLATLATLSAGQLETLLPSDIPEWTAPVLGVLTEHLVDWSHALTDLPRAMDPADGPCLRLAALTVAAAAERLIGAPVVAHTYRGIAARILLLQRRAEGITTPSETIVLVRA, from the coding sequence GTGGCGGGTGGCAAGGGCGCGGAGTTCCTGACACGTGGTGCGCTGGCGGCGGCGAGCCTGGTGCCACCGGCGGTTCTGGGGGCCCGGTTCTGGTCCTCCGCGAGCCGCCACCCGATCGTCTCGCTGCTGCTGTTCCTGGCGTACGCGGCACTCCTGGCGGGCGTCGCCTTCCTGGCCAAGGTGTACGGGAAGGTGGCCGACCGGTGGGTGGAGCGGGTCGCCGACGCGGTCGACCGGCGGCTCCAGTGGCGCGTCTCCCGCTTCGAACGCGACTACCGCGCCTACGTGCTGAGCCATCATCGGTTCATCGACCTCAAAGGGCTCGCGACGCGCGGGGACTACACCCCGGGGCTCGAAGAGGTCTTCGTCGACGTCAGCCTGATGCCGCGCTCGGCGCACCAGGTGTCGCGCGAATCGCTGGCGGGCGCCGACGGCGGCGCCGTCCCCTCACGGCAGTCGGTGCGGGACTTCCTCGGCGGCCCGGAGGGCACGGCCCTCGCCGTCATCGGCTTCCCCGGCACCGGCAAGACCACCATGCTGCAACACCTGGCCCTGGGGTCGGCCAAGGAGCGCCGGGGGCGGGGCCGCCGCGATCTGCCGGTGCTGCTGTTCCTCCGGGACCACGCGGAGGCGATCACCGAGAACCCCGCGATCACCCTCCCCGAGGTCATCGGCGCCTCACTGGGACGGCTGACGGGCGATGAACCGCCCGGGTGGTGGGGCGGCCAACTCCAGCAGGGGCGTTGCACCGTGCTGCTGGACGGCCTGGACGAGGTGGCGCGCGAGGAGCACCGGCGGAAGGTGTCCCGCTGGGTCGAGCGGCAGATCGAGCAGTACGAGGCCAATGACTTCGTCCTGACCTCCCGGCCGCAGGGCTACCAGGGCGCACCGGTGAACCGCGCCCGCGTGCTCCAGATCCGCCGCTTCACCGGCGAGCAGATCGGACGCTTCGTGCACGGCTGGTACCGCGCGATCGAGCGGCTGAGCACGGGCGCCGACGACGCGGCGGTCGCCGACCGCGCGCACGAGGGTGCCGAGGACCTGCTGCACCGGCTGCGCGCCCGGTCCGTCCTGTACGACCTCGCCGCCAACCCGCTGCTGCTGACGATGATCGCCAACGTGCACCGCTACCGGGGCGCCCTGCCCGGCAGCCGCGCCGAACTGTACGGCGAGATCTGCGAGGTGCTGCTGTGGCGGCGGCGGGAGGCCAAGGGCGGGACGGCGGCCTTACCCGACGAGCTGAGCGGCGCGAAGAAGGAGGTCGTCCTCCGCGAACTGGCCTTCGTGATGATGGCCGACCGGATGCGGGACATCCGGGGCGAGTACGCGTCCGACGTCCTGCGGCCGCTGCTCTTCCGGGTCGCCTCGACCATGTCCTCCCAGGATTTCCTGGACACGATCGTCGTCAGCGGACTGCTGATCGAGCGCGAACGCGGGCTGTTCGCCTTCGCCCACCTCACCTTCCAGGAGCATCTGGCCGCCCTGCACATCCAGCACCGCCGTCTCGTGGACGTCCTGGTGGCCAACGTGGACGAGGACTGGTGGCGGGAGACGACCCTGCTGTACGCGGCCCGGGAGGACCCGGCTCCGGTGGTCGAGGCGTGCCTCGCCTCCGGAACCGTCCGGGCGCTCGCCCTGGCCTTCGACTGCGCGGCGGAGGCGACGGAATTCGCCCCGGAGGTGGCACGGCGGCTGGAGGCGCTGCGCGAGGAGTCCCTCGGCGGGCCGGTCGGCTCGGCCCGCCGCCGGCTGATGACCGCGATCACGGTGATGCGCGCACTGAGCCCGACCGTACGCCTCGGTGAGACCACCGTGGCCTGTGCGCGGCCGGTGACCCAGGAGATCTACCGGCTCTTCGCGGAGGAACGCAACAGGCCCGGCGCGCCCGGTCTCACGGACGGCGGCGCGGACGACATCGCGGTGGGGATGACCCAGACGGAGGCGAAGGAGCTGGTGGAGTGGATCAACACCCGCGCTCCGGACGGGGACGCGTATCGCCTGCCCCTGGTGACCGAGGCCCTGGACGGGGCGTTCGGGCTGGTCGCCCCGTCGGACCGGCACACGGTGTGGTGCGCGAACATCCCGAACACCCTGCTGTCGCTGTGGGTGCCGGAGGGCATGGCGCATCCCTGGGTGGTTCCGGCGGAGGCCACGGCCGGGGCATGGCTCGGCCGCGGTATCGAGGACGAGGTGATGCTGAGTCTGGGCAATCTGGCGCTGGCCTCCGCCCTCGACCTGCGCATGGACTTCGGCCGTCGTCCCGGCCAGATGATCGATGTGGACTACGACGCCATCATCGACCGTGCCCGGGAACCCGACCGGCGCCGGGCACGTGATGTCGCGTTCGAGACGGCGGTTGCCCGCGTCCGCACCGGAGACTGGCGCATCGACGTCAGCAGTCCGGAGGTCCGGGCACGCCTTCGGGCCGGTGGACCGGCCGTGACCGGCTTCCCCGAGCGGGTCGAAACGGCCGCCCGCATCGTGGCGCTGCTGCACCTCATGGCCGAACCCGGAGGAGGATCCCTCCTCAGCCTGCGGCCCCCCTCCTTCGCGGAGCGGGTGGCGCCTCTGCTGGGCCGCGCGGACGACACCAGCCTCCCGGCATACGGGGACGATCTCGCCACCCTGGCCACCCTCTCCGCCGGACAGCTGGAGACCCTGCTCCCGTCCGATATCCCGGAGTGGACCGCACCGGTTCTGGGCGTGCTGACCGAGCACCTCGTCGACTGGTCCCACGCGCTGACGGACCTGCCCCGCGCCATGGATCCCGCGGACGGACCCTGCCTCCGGCTCGCCGCGCTGACCGTGGCGGCCGCCGCCGAGCGGCTGATCGGGGCTCCGGTGGTGGCCCACACCTACCGGGGCATCGCCGCCCGCATCCTGCTGCTGCAACGTCGCGCCGAGGGCATCACCACCCCCTCCGAGACGATCGTGCTGGTCCGCGCCTGA
- the recO gene encoding DNA repair protein RecO — protein sequence MSLFRDDGIVLRTQKLGEADRIITLLTRHHGRVRAVARGVRRTKSKFGARLEPFSHVDVQFFARGGELIGRGLPLCTQSETIAPYGGAIVTDYARYTAGTAMLETAERFTDHEGEPAVQQYLLLVGALRTLASGEHEPHLVLDAFLLRSLAVNGYAPSFDNCARCGMPGPNRFFSVGAGGVICGECRVPGSVVPSAESLTLLGALLTGDWETADACELRHAREGSGLVAAYLHWHLERGLRSLRYVEK from the coding sequence ATGAGTCTGTTCCGCGACGACGGCATCGTGCTGCGCACCCAGAAGCTGGGCGAGGCGGACCGGATCATCACCCTGCTCACCCGCCACCACGGCCGGGTGCGCGCCGTGGCGCGCGGGGTGCGGCGGACGAAGTCGAAGTTCGGGGCCCGCCTGGAACCGTTCTCCCACGTCGATGTGCAGTTCTTCGCCCGCGGCGGTGAGCTGATCGGCCGCGGGCTGCCACTGTGCACACAGAGTGAGACGATCGCTCCGTACGGTGGCGCGATCGTCACCGACTACGCCCGCTACACCGCCGGTACCGCGATGCTGGAGACCGCCGAGCGGTTCACCGATCATGAGGGCGAGCCCGCCGTCCAGCAGTATCTGCTGCTCGTCGGCGCCCTGCGCACCCTCGCCTCCGGCGAGCACGAACCCCATCTTGTCCTCGACGCCTTTCTGCTGCGCTCGCTCGCCGTCAACGGCTACGCGCCCAGTTTCGACAACTGCGCGCGGTGCGGGATGCCCGGCCCCAACCGGTTCTTCTCGGTCGGCGCGGGCGGTGTCATCTGCGGGGAGTGCCGGGTGCCGGGAAGCGTCGTACCCTCGGCGGAGTCACTGACGCTGCTGGGCGCGCTGCTGACGGGGGACTGGGAGACGGCGGACGCGTGTGAGCTGCGGCACGCCCGGGAGGGCAGCGGGCTGGTGGCGGCGTATCTGCACTGGCATCTGGAGCGCGGGCTCCGGTCGCTGCGATACGTGGAGAAGTAG
- a CDS encoding isoprenyl transferase → MARRGILGRQRREYRAPDPHPSGARPPKLPGELVPAHVAVVMDGNGRWAKERGLPRTEGHKVGEAVVLDVLKGCLEMGIKNLSLYAFSTENWKRSPDEVRFLMNFNRDVIRRRRDEMDEMGIRIRWAGRMPKLWKSVAQELQVAQEQTKDNDAMTMYFCMNYGGRAEIADAAKALAEDIRAGQLDPSKVNEKTFAKYLYYPDMPDVDLFLRPSGEQRTSNYLIWQSAYAEMVYQDVLWPDFDRRDLWRACVEYASRDRRFGGAIPNEQKPEQDGTQPV, encoded by the coding sequence ATGGCACGACGCGGGATTCTGGGCCGACAGCGACGCGAGTACCGGGCCCCGGACCCCCACCCCTCCGGCGCCCGGCCGCCCAAGCTCCCCGGTGAGCTGGTGCCCGCCCATGTGGCCGTCGTCATGGACGGAAACGGCCGCTGGGCCAAGGAGCGCGGCCTGCCCCGCACCGAGGGCCACAAGGTCGGCGAGGCCGTGGTGCTCGATGTGCTCAAGGGCTGCCTGGAGATGGGGATCAAGAACCTCTCGCTCTACGCCTTCTCCACCGAGAACTGGAAGCGCTCGCCCGACGAGGTCCGCTTCCTGATGAACTTCAACCGCGACGTCATCCGCCGCCGCCGTGACGAGATGGACGAGATGGGCATCCGTATCCGCTGGGCGGGCCGGATGCCGAAGCTGTGGAAGTCCGTAGCCCAGGAGCTCCAGGTCGCCCAGGAGCAGACCAAGGACAACGACGCCATGACGATGTACTTCTGCATGAACTACGGCGGCCGCGCCGAGATCGCGGACGCGGCGAAGGCGCTGGCGGAGGACATCCGGGCGGGCCAGCTGGACCCCTCGAAGGTGAACGAGAAGACCTTCGCCAAGTACCTGTACTACCCGGACATGCCGGATGTGGACCTCTTCCTCCGCCCGTCCGGCGAACAGCGCACCTCCAACTACCTGATCTGGCAGAGCGCCTACGCCGAGATGGTCTACCAGGACGTGCTGTGGCCGGACTTCGACCGCCGCGACCTGTGGCGCGCCTGCGTCGAATACGCCTCCCGCGACCGCCGCTTCGGCGGCGCGATCCCGAACGAGCAGAAGCCGGAGCAGGACGGTACGCAGCCCGTCTGA
- a CDS encoding (Fe-S)-binding protein: protein MTEPTDNSPRPAPGPGRDLGIFDKQRLDRCISCGFCLPACPTYALTGEETSSPRGRITLMRALETGELPEDDPTLAEESSYCLGCRACETVCPAGVEYGSLLEQWRDHQWQGRNRPWIARILMALVSRPALLRLQGLVRRHARGGGAEPGPDAPRPSLMLGCVERGLYPKVSRAAAALRPELTVPARQGCCGALHAHNGDSTTGGAMAHALGERLPGTIVTTAGGCAAHLADHLGRDRVRELSQYLDETGHRPTGQVTVAGRRARAALQDSCHLRNGLGVTRQPRDLIAAVADYVELPGAGDCCGAAGTYAMLRPADSRAVLDPKLESLARLDVDYIVTVNPGCQRQLQQGLRRHRSPVRAVHLAEFLAMAES from the coding sequence ATGACCGAACCCACGGACAACAGCCCGCGCCCCGCCCCCGGACCGGGCCGCGACCTCGGCATCTTCGACAAACAGCGGCTCGACCGGTGCATCTCCTGCGGCTTCTGTCTGCCCGCCTGCCCCACCTACGCCCTCACCGGTGAGGAGACCTCCTCCCCGCGCGGCCGGATCACGCTGATGCGGGCGCTGGAGACCGGTGAGCTCCCGGAGGACGACCCGACCCTGGCCGAGGAGTCCTCGTACTGCCTGGGCTGCCGGGCCTGCGAGACGGTGTGCCCGGCGGGGGTGGAGTACGGCTCGCTGCTGGAGCAGTGGCGCGACCACCAGTGGCAGGGCCGCAACCGGCCCTGGATCGCCCGGATCCTGATGGCGCTGGTCTCCCGCCCCGCGCTGCTCCGGCTCCAGGGCCTGGTCCGCCGTCACGCCCGCGGCGGCGGCGCGGAGCCGGGCCCGGACGCACCCCGCCCCTCCCTGATGCTGGGCTGTGTCGAACGGGGCCTGTACCCGAAGGTCTCCCGCGCCGCCGCCGCGCTGCGCCCCGAACTCACCGTCCCCGCCCGGCAGGGCTGCTGCGGCGCGCTGCACGCCCACAACGGCGACTCCACCACGGGCGGGGCGATGGCCCACGCCCTCGGCGAACGGCTGCCCGGCACCATCGTCACCACCGCCGGTGGCTGCGCCGCCCATCTCGCCGACCACCTGGGCCGGGACCGGGTACGGGAACTGAGCCAGTACCTCGACGAAACCGGCCACCGCCCCACGGGCCAGGTCACCGTGGCCGGCCGCCGGGCCAGGGCCGCCCTCCAGGACTCCTGCCACCTCCGCAACGGCCTCGGTGTCACCCGCCAGCCCCGCGACCTCATCGCCGCGGTCGCCGACTACGTCGAACTCCCCGGCGCGGGCGACTGCTGCGGAGCCGCCGGAACCTACGCGATGCTGCGCCCCGCCGACAGCCGCGCCGTCCTGGACCCCAAACTCGAGTCCCTGGCCCGTCTGGACGTCGACTACATCGTCACGGTCAACCCCGGCTGCCAACGCCAGCTCCAACAGGGCCTGCGCCGCCACCGCTCCCCCGTCCGGGCGGTCCACCTGGCGGAGTTCCTGGCCATGGCCGAGAGCTGA